The Buchnera aphidicola (Brevicoryne brassicae) DNA window GTTTATTACAGAAATATGATTTAAATGAGCAAGTTTTATTTTTTTACGAAGAATACTTGCACCCATTGCACTAGAACCCATTCCAGCATCACAAGCAACTATAATTGTTTTTATTCTACTAAAACATCTAGATTTAATATTATTAAATGGATCTTTTTTTGATATTTTTGTATCAATTAAATTTTCATCTTGTTTTAATATTTTTTTATTATTTTTATTAACTTCATAAAAATTGCATTTTAATAATAAAGATGCAGTAATAAAAGAAACTATAAAAGAACAAAAAACAGCACTAATATTAACCAAATAAAAACCTTTAGGAGTCATTGCTAAAATAGATAAAACTGAACCTGGTGATATTGCAGAAATCAAACCACCATTAAAAAAAACTAACATAAAAACACCTGTCATACCACCCATGATAAGAGAAATAATTAACTTGGGTTTAATTAGTACATAAGGAAAATAAATTTCATGAACTCCTCCTAAAAATTCAATTATTGCCGCTCCTCCTGAAGATCTAGATAAACTTCCTTTTCCAAAAAAAAACCACGCTATTAATACACCTAATCCTGGACCAGGGTTAGATTCTATCAAAAAAAATATAGATTTATGATTTTCTGAAGTATCTTGAATACCTAATGGTGAAAAAATTCCATGATTAATTGCATTATTTAAAAAAAATACTTTAGCCGGTTCTATAATAATAGATGTAAGAGGTAATAAGTTATAAAATAATATTAATTTTATTAAACTAGATAAAATATGAGAAATCCATTCAATAAATGGACCAATAGTAAAAAATGAAATAATAGCTAATAAAATTCCAAATATAGCAATAGAGAAATTATTAACTAACATTTCAAAACCATTTTTTATTTTATTTTCTATTTTTTTATCAAAATATTTGATAGTCCATCCGCCTAGTGGTCCAGCAATCATTGCTCCTAATAACATTGGCATATCAGTACTTGTAATTACCCCAATGGTCGTTATACTGCCTACTAATCCACCTCTATCATTAGAAATTAAACGACCCCCAGTATATCCAATCAAAATAGGTAAAAGATAAAAAATCACAGGTGATATTAACTGCTCTAAAGCCTTATTAGGCTGCCATCCTAAAGGTATAAACAAGGCAGTCATAATTCCCCATGTAATAAAAATACTTATATTAGGCATTATCATATTACTTAAAAATTGACCAAGATTTTGTATTTTTGATTTAATTGATGTAAACATAATAAACCACGCATATTCCATAAAATTAAAATTTTAAAATAACTTTTAAATAAAATATTAATAATTAAATTTAATACTTTTTTAAAAAAAGTTAGATTTTTAATAAATATATACATCATTATAAATTTTTCTAATTAATTTTTTATTTTATAACAATTTAATAATTCAAATTGTTAAAATATTTACTTCGTAAAAGATTTATAAAAATCAATAAGTCCTTCAGTAGAAGAATCATAACACTTTTGTGTTATATTATTATTTAAATAATTATAAATATCTTGAGATAATTTTTTTCCTATTTCCACGCCCCATTGATCGAAACTAAAAATATTTAATATATAACCTTGAATAAAAATTTTATGTTCATATAAAGCGATTAATGCACCTAAATTATAAGGATTAATTTTTCGAACTAAAATCGAATTTGTAGGTTGATTTCCTTGACA harbors:
- a CDS encoding PTS mannitol transporter subunit IICBA, whose product is MFTSIKSKIQNLGQFLSNMIMPNISIFITWGIMTALFIPLGWQPNKALEQLISPVIFYLLPILIGYTGGRLISNDRGGLVGSITTIGVITSTDMPMLLGAMIAGPLGGWTIKYFDKKIENKIKNGFEMLVNNFSIAIFGILLAIISFFTIGPFIEWISHILSSLIKLILFYNLLPLTSIIIEPAKVFFLNNAINHGIFSPLGIQDTSENHKSIFFLIESNPGPGLGVLIAWFFFGKGSLSRSSGGAAIIEFLGGVHEIYFPYVLIKPKLIISLIMGGMTGVFMLVFFNGGLISAISPGSVLSILAMTPKGFYLVNISAVFCSFIVSFITASLLLKCNFYEVNKNNKKILKQDENLIDTKISKKDPFNNIKSRCFSRIKTIIVACDAGMGSSAMGASILRKKIKLAHLNHISVINMAINVLPHNADLVITHQNLTDRAKKYAPNAQHISLKNFLNNSFYDNLVKKLIENLISLQRNDINSLDKNNKKNTNYEKKSHNLFRLSEQNILLNQYADTKEEAINIVGKNLVKQGYVTFDYINSMLEREKISSTWLGESIALPHGTIKGKESVLKTGIVFCQFPKGVHFGEDVNDIAYLVIGIAAKNDEHIMVVSNITNALDNKDTIKILSKTSDVKTVLSLLNVE